A stretch of the Lactuca sativa cultivar Salinas chromosome 9, Lsat_Salinas_v11, whole genome shotgun sequence genome encodes the following:
- the LOC111912724 gene encoding 50S ribosomal protein L24, chloroplastic: MVAMAALQSSFTALSLSSKSFLGQRLSPCPSSPLVKSTKAPCPPIQAKLKRWERIKCKPNSLPIVHKMHVKLGDTVKVIAGRDKGKIGEITKITKHNSTVVVKEINLKTKHVKSKEEGESGQIIKIEAPIHSSNVMLYSKEQNVASRVGHKILEDGKRVRFLVKTGEIIDSVEKWKKDIKEREKKTEAITVAS; the protein is encoded by the exons ATGGTGGCCATGGCTGCTCTACAGAGCTCATTTACCGCTCTTTCTCTCTCATCCAAATCCTTTCTCGGCCAACGTCTATCGCCGTGTCCTTCCTCACCTCTG GTGAAGTCTACAAAAGCACCATGTCCTCCTATCCAAGCAAAG CTTAAGAGATGGGAGAGGATAAAATGCAAACCAAACAGTCTTCCAATAGTGCACAAAATGCATGTGAAGCTTGGGGACACTGTTAAAGTAATAGCAGGACGTGACAAGGGTAAAATAGGCGAAATTACCAAAATTACAAAGCACAACAGCACTGTAGTTGTCAAAGAAATTAATTTGAAAACCAAACATGTGAAGAGCAAAGAAGAGGGTGAATCAGGGCAGATAATCAAG ATTGAAGCGCCAATTCATAGCTCAAATGTGATGTTGTACTCAAAAGAACAAAATGTTGCGAGTCGTGTGGGCCATAAGATTTTGGAAGATGGTAAAAGGGTGAGATTTTTGGTGAAAACTGGGGAAATAATTGACAGTGTAGAAAAATGGAAAAAAGATATCAAGGAAAGAGAGAAGAAAACTGAAGCGATTACTGTTGCTTCATGA
- the LOC111912725 gene encoding putative anthocyanidin reductase isoform X3 encodes MEQQQNPDHHRGGDGGGRLYCVTGATGYIGSWLVKSLLEKGYSVHATVRNPGSANCDHFLKLWRGGDRLRLFKADLHEERSFDDAVQGCHGVFHVAASMDIVLPPTNNRALNILKSCLRSKSVKRVVFTSSISTMTALNNDGEWLPVVDESCRIPIDVVWNTKSSGWVYVLSKRLTEDASFQFAKENGIHLISVVTTTVAGPFLTPAVPLSIRFLLSPITGDSDLLRLLSTVNSRMGSIGLVHTEDICNAHLYLMEHDQAEGSYICCTNSCTLSQLVDYLAKIYPSPNLHRIVGAKMESAPSEISSKKLKDLGFRYKYGLHEVIHQTVDCSIDAGFLPPNKNKSTSHDAMSTTRLQAS; translated from the exons ATGGAGCAGCAACAAAACCCTGATCACCACCGTGGCGGAGACGGCGGTGGCCGGTTATACTGCGTTACCGGAGCAACAGGTTACATCGGATCATGGCTTGTGAAGTCTCTCCTCGAAAAAGGCTACTCCGTTCATGCCACTGTCAGGAATCCCG GTTCAGCGAATTGTGATCATTTTTTGAAGTTATGGCGTGGTGGTGATCGATTAAGACTGTTCAAAGCTGATTTACATGAAGAACGGAGCTTCGATGATGCTGTACAAGGCTGCCATGGCGTCTTTCATGTTGCTGCTTCCATGGACATCGTTCTTCCACCTACCAACAATC GAGCATTAAACATTCTCAAATCTTGTTTGAGATCAAAATCTGTCAAACGGGTTGTTTTCACTTCTTCTATCAGTACCATGACTGCACTAAACAACGACGGAGAATGGCTGCCGGTGGTCGATGAATCTTGTCGGATTCCCATCGATGTTGTCTGGAATACAAAGTCAAGTGGTTGG GTTTATGTACTCTCAAAGCGTTTAACTGAAGATGCATCATTTCAATTCGCAAAAGAAAACGGCATTCATCTAATCTCCGTCGTCACAACCACCGTAGCCGGCCCTTTCCTAACTCCGGCAGTCCCCTTGAGTATTCGTTTTCTTCTCTCTCCTATAACAG GTGACTCCGATCTTTTACGATTATTATCAACTGTGAATTCAAGAATGGGTTCGATTGGTTTGGTTCATACTGAAGATATATGCAATGCCCACTTGTACCTTATGGAACATGATCAAGCAGAAGGATCTTACATCTGCTGCACTAATAGTTGTACATTGTCTCAATTGGTTGATTATCTTGCAAAAATATATCCTTCTCCTAATTTACACAG AATTGTAGGAGCAAAAATGGAATCAGCACCTAGTGAGATAAGTTCAAAGAAGTTGAAAGATTTGGGTTTTAGGTACAAGTATGGATTGCATGAAGTGATACATCAAACAGTTGACTGTTCTATTGACGCTGGGTTCCTACCTCCAAATAAGAACAAGAGTACAAGTCATGATGCAATGAGTACAACCCGATTACAAGCCTCATAA
- the LOC111912725 gene encoding putative anthocyanidin reductase isoform X1, translating to MEQQQNPDHHRGGDGGGRLYCVTGATGYIGSWLVKSLLEKGYSVHATVRNPGSANCDHFLKLWRGGDRLRLFKADLHEERSFDDAVQGCHGVFHVAASMDIVLPPTNNHDSVQSNIIDPLIKGALNILKSCLRSKSVKRVVFTSSISTMTALNNDGEWLPVVDESCRIPIDVVWNTKSSGWVYVLSKRLTEDASFQFAKENGIHLISVVTTTVAGPFLTPAVPLSIRFLLSPITGDSDLLRLLSTVNSRMGSIGLVHTEDICNAHLYLMEHDQAEGSYICCTNSCTLSQLVDYLAKIYPSPNLHRIVGAKMESAPSEISSKKLKDLGFRYKYGLHEVIHQTVDCSIDAGFLPPNKNKSTSHDAMSTTRLQAS from the exons ATGGAGCAGCAACAAAACCCTGATCACCACCGTGGCGGAGACGGCGGTGGCCGGTTATACTGCGTTACCGGAGCAACAGGTTACATCGGATCATGGCTTGTGAAGTCTCTCCTCGAAAAAGGCTACTCCGTTCATGCCACTGTCAGGAATCCCG GTTCAGCGAATTGTGATCATTTTTTGAAGTTATGGCGTGGTGGTGATCGATTAAGACTGTTCAAAGCTGATTTACATGAAGAACGGAGCTTCGATGATGCTGTACAAGGCTGCCATGGCGTCTTTCATGTTGCTGCTTCCATGGACATCGTTCTTCCACCTACCAACAATC ACGATTCTGTTCAATCTAATATTATCGACCCATTGATTAAAGGAGCATTAAACATTCTCAAATCTTGTTTGAGATCAAAATCTGTCAAACGGGTTGTTTTCACTTCTTCTATCAGTACCATGACTGCACTAAACAACGACGGAGAATGGCTGCCGGTGGTCGATGAATCTTGTCGGATTCCCATCGATGTTGTCTGGAATACAAAGTCAAGTGGTTGG GTTTATGTACTCTCAAAGCGTTTAACTGAAGATGCATCATTTCAATTCGCAAAAGAAAACGGCATTCATCTAATCTCCGTCGTCACAACCACCGTAGCCGGCCCTTTCCTAACTCCGGCAGTCCCCTTGAGTATTCGTTTTCTTCTCTCTCCTATAACAG GTGACTCCGATCTTTTACGATTATTATCAACTGTGAATTCAAGAATGGGTTCGATTGGTTTGGTTCATACTGAAGATATATGCAATGCCCACTTGTACCTTATGGAACATGATCAAGCAGAAGGATCTTACATCTGCTGCACTAATAGTTGTACATTGTCTCAATTGGTTGATTATCTTGCAAAAATATATCCTTCTCCTAATTTACACAG AATTGTAGGAGCAAAAATGGAATCAGCACCTAGTGAGATAAGTTCAAAGAAGTTGAAAGATTTGGGTTTTAGGTACAAGTATGGATTGCATGAAGTGATACATCAAACAGTTGACTGTTCTATTGACGCTGGGTTCCTACCTCCAAATAAGAACAAGAGTACAAGTCATGATGCAATGAGTACAACCCGATTACAAGCCTCATAA
- the LOC111912725 gene encoding putative anthocyanidin reductase isoform X2: protein MEQQQNPDHHRGGDGGGRLYCVTGATGYIGSWLVKSLLEKGYSVHATVRNPANCDHFLKLWRGGDRLRLFKADLHEERSFDDAVQGCHGVFHVAASMDIVLPPTNNHDSVQSNIIDPLIKGALNILKSCLRSKSVKRVVFTSSISTMTALNNDGEWLPVVDESCRIPIDVVWNTKSSGWVYVLSKRLTEDASFQFAKENGIHLISVVTTTVAGPFLTPAVPLSIRFLLSPITGDSDLLRLLSTVNSRMGSIGLVHTEDICNAHLYLMEHDQAEGSYICCTNSCTLSQLVDYLAKIYPSPNLHRIVGAKMESAPSEISSKKLKDLGFRYKYGLHEVIHQTVDCSIDAGFLPPNKNKSTSHDAMSTTRLQAS from the exons ATGGAGCAGCAACAAAACCCTGATCACCACCGTGGCGGAGACGGCGGTGGCCGGTTATACTGCGTTACCGGAGCAACAGGTTACATCGGATCATGGCTTGTGAAGTCTCTCCTCGAAAAAGGCTACTCCGTTCATGCCACTGTCAGGAATCCCG CGAATTGTGATCATTTTTTGAAGTTATGGCGTGGTGGTGATCGATTAAGACTGTTCAAAGCTGATTTACATGAAGAACGGAGCTTCGATGATGCTGTACAAGGCTGCCATGGCGTCTTTCATGTTGCTGCTTCCATGGACATCGTTCTTCCACCTACCAACAATC ACGATTCTGTTCAATCTAATATTATCGACCCATTGATTAAAGGAGCATTAAACATTCTCAAATCTTGTTTGAGATCAAAATCTGTCAAACGGGTTGTTTTCACTTCTTCTATCAGTACCATGACTGCACTAAACAACGACGGAGAATGGCTGCCGGTGGTCGATGAATCTTGTCGGATTCCCATCGATGTTGTCTGGAATACAAAGTCAAGTGGTTGG GTTTATGTACTCTCAAAGCGTTTAACTGAAGATGCATCATTTCAATTCGCAAAAGAAAACGGCATTCATCTAATCTCCGTCGTCACAACCACCGTAGCCGGCCCTTTCCTAACTCCGGCAGTCCCCTTGAGTATTCGTTTTCTTCTCTCTCCTATAACAG GTGACTCCGATCTTTTACGATTATTATCAACTGTGAATTCAAGAATGGGTTCGATTGGTTTGGTTCATACTGAAGATATATGCAATGCCCACTTGTACCTTATGGAACATGATCAAGCAGAAGGATCTTACATCTGCTGCACTAATAGTTGTACATTGTCTCAATTGGTTGATTATCTTGCAAAAATATATCCTTCTCCTAATTTACACAG AATTGTAGGAGCAAAAATGGAATCAGCACCTAGTGAGATAAGTTCAAAGAAGTTGAAAGATTTGGGTTTTAGGTACAAGTATGGATTGCATGAAGTGATACATCAAACAGTTGACTGTTCTATTGACGCTGGGTTCCTACCTCCAAATAAGAACAAGAGTACAAGTCATGATGCAATGAGTACAACCCGATTACAAGCCTCATAA
- the LOC111912723 gene encoding calcium/calmodulin-regulated receptor-like kinase 1 yields MRERSSGLIIGISIGVVIGALLAIIGLLCFRYHRKRPQIGNSSSRRAAKIPIRTNGADTCTILSDSSMGTESSRTSVQTGIPVWFSGVKKGHVVAASGILEYSYKDLQKATYNFTSLIGQGAFGPVYKAQMTAGEAVAVKVLATDSKQGEKEFHTEVMLLGRLHHRNLVNLVGYCAEKGQHMLIYVYMSKGSLASHLYSENHELLSWDLRVQIALDVARGLEYLHDGATPPVIHRDIKSSNILLDQSMGARVADFGLSREDMINRNASNIQGTFGYLDPEYISTRAFTKKSDVYSFGVLLFELIAGRNPQQGLMEYVELAAMNTEGKVGWEEIVDSRLEGNFDEQEVNDVAALAYRCINRSPKKRPSMRDIVQILSRILTTRHNKTHHRRDSSVAGDEIALNVDELGRRSPMNSEHRRLESVDSTADSLEQV; encoded by the exons ATGAGAGAGAGGTCATCTGGTTTGATCATCGGGATCTCAATAGGAGTGGTAATCGGAGCGCTTTTAGCCATAATCGGACTACTTTGCTTCAGATATCACCGGAAACGACCTCAAATAGGCAACAGCAGTTCCAGGAGAGCAGCAAAAATCCCCATCCGTACAAATGGTGCTGATACTTGTACGATCTTATCAGACTCATCAATGGGGACAGAATCATCAAGAACATCTGTACAAACCGGCATCCCAGTATGGTTTAGTGGAGTAAAGAAGGGTCATGTAGTTGCTGCTTCAGGAATTCTTGAATATTCCTACAA AGATCTTCAAAAAGCAACCTACAATTTCACTTCATTGATAGGCCAAGGGGCATTTGGCCCTGTTTATAAAGCTCAAATGACTGCTGGTGAAGCAGTTGCTGTTAAAGTTCTTGCAACTGATTCAAAACAAGGCGAGAAAGAGTTTCACACAGAG GTTATGTTATTGGGAAGATTACATCACAGGAACCTTGTGAATTTGGTAGGATATTGTGCAGAAAAGGGGCAACATATGCTCATATATGTCTACATGAGCAAAGGGAGTCTAGCTTCACATTTATACA GTGAAAACCATGAATTATTAAGCTGGGATTTGAGGGTTCAAATAGCTTTGGATGTAGCTAGGGGATTGGAATATCTCCATGATGGA GCTACTCCTCCAGTCATACACAGGGACATCAAATCTTCTAACATCTTGTTGGATCAGTCAATGGGAGCTagg GTTGCTGATTTTGGACTTTCAAGGGAGGATATGATTAATAGAAATGCTTCAAATATACAAGGGACTTTTGGGTATCTTGATCCTGAATATATATCAACAAGAGCTTTTACTAAAAAAAGTGATGTTTATAGCTTTGGGGTTTTACTTTTTGAGCTTATTGCTGGAAGAAACCCTCAACAGGGTCTCATGGAGTATGTTGAGCTT GCGGCGATGAATACGGAGGGGAAAGTGGGATGGGAAGAGATAGTGGATTCTCGTCTGGAAGGAAACTTCGATGAACAGGAGGTAAACGACGTCGCAGCGCTTGCATACAGATGCATCAATCGTTCACCGAAAAAAAGACCTTCAATGAGGGACATCGTGCAAATATTATCACGTATTCTTACAACAAGACATAACAAAACCCATCATAGACGTGATTCTTCTGTCGCCGGAGATGAGATTGCTCTCAATGTCGATGAGTTAGGTCGCCGGAGTCCGATGAACAGCGAACATCGCCGGTTGGAGTCTGTAGATAGCACAGCCGACTCCCTTGAGCAAGTGTAA
- the LOC111912725 gene encoding putative anthocyanidin reductase isoform X4, with translation MPLSGIPLWRGGDRLRLFKADLHEERSFDDAVQGCHGVFHVAASMDIVLPPTNNHDSVQSNIIDPLIKGALNILKSCLRSKSVKRVVFTSSISTMTALNNDGEWLPVVDESCRIPIDVVWNTKSSGWVYVLSKRLTEDASFQFAKENGIHLISVVTTTVAGPFLTPAVPLSIRFLLSPITGDSDLLRLLSTVNSRMGSIGLVHTEDICNAHLYLMEHDQAEGSYICCTNSCTLSQLVDYLAKIYPSPNLHRIVGAKMESAPSEISSKKLKDLGFRYKYGLHEVIHQTVDCSIDAGFLPPNKNKSTSHDAMSTTRLQAS, from the exons ATGCCACTGTCAGGAATCCCG TTATGGCGTGGTGGTGATCGATTAAGACTGTTCAAAGCTGATTTACATGAAGAACGGAGCTTCGATGATGCTGTACAAGGCTGCCATGGCGTCTTTCATGTTGCTGCTTCCATGGACATCGTTCTTCCACCTACCAACAATC ACGATTCTGTTCAATCTAATATTATCGACCCATTGATTAAAGGAGCATTAAACATTCTCAAATCTTGTTTGAGATCAAAATCTGTCAAACGGGTTGTTTTCACTTCTTCTATCAGTACCATGACTGCACTAAACAACGACGGAGAATGGCTGCCGGTGGTCGATGAATCTTGTCGGATTCCCATCGATGTTGTCTGGAATACAAAGTCAAGTGGTTGG GTTTATGTACTCTCAAAGCGTTTAACTGAAGATGCATCATTTCAATTCGCAAAAGAAAACGGCATTCATCTAATCTCCGTCGTCACAACCACCGTAGCCGGCCCTTTCCTAACTCCGGCAGTCCCCTTGAGTATTCGTTTTCTTCTCTCTCCTATAACAG GTGACTCCGATCTTTTACGATTATTATCAACTGTGAATTCAAGAATGGGTTCGATTGGTTTGGTTCATACTGAAGATATATGCAATGCCCACTTGTACCTTATGGAACATGATCAAGCAGAAGGATCTTACATCTGCTGCACTAATAGTTGTACATTGTCTCAATTGGTTGATTATCTTGCAAAAATATATCCTTCTCCTAATTTACACAG AATTGTAGGAGCAAAAATGGAATCAGCACCTAGTGAGATAAGTTCAAAGAAGTTGAAAGATTTGGGTTTTAGGTACAAGTATGGATTGCATGAAGTGATACATCAAACAGTTGACTGTTCTATTGACGCTGGGTTCCTACCTCCAAATAAGAACAAGAGTACAAGTCATGATGCAATGAGTACAACCCGATTACAAGCCTCATAA